The Papaver somniferum cultivar HN1 chromosome 3, ASM357369v1, whole genome shotgun sequence genome includes a region encoding these proteins:
- the LOC113359482 gene encoding uncharacterized protein LOC113359482, which produces MVKQCHLVPQNQAQQIQQTWSPPQSNQLKINVDASLDHTSQCFGIGLIIRDSTGQCRGIRGKYINGRIDPEQAECLAMKEAILWARDCGSNNIILESDCANVINSIKTANPSVQWTNQGLVDEIRLMLSYSTYLSVNFVKRTAKNASHVIANESRTQRQSFTYLENFPDKFNIAIREDQKFVNLSYVLNFEL; this is translated from the coding sequence ATGGTGAAGCAATGTCATTTAGTTCCACAGAATCAAGCACAACAGATTCAACAAACTTGGTCTCCGCCTCAATCCAATCAACTAAAAATAAATGTGGATGCTTCTTTGGATCATACTTCGCAATGTTTTGGTATTGGACTGATTATACGTGATTCAACAGGGCAATGCAGAGGCATCAGAGGCAAATACATCAATGGAAGAATAGATCCGGAGCAGGCGGAATGTCTGGCCATGAAAGAAGCTATCTTATGGGCCAGAGATTGTGGCAGTAACAACATCATCCTGGAAAGTGATTGTGCAAATGTAATTAACTCGATCAAGACAGCCAATCCTTCAGTTCAGTGGACGAACCAAGGTCTTGTAGATGAAATAAGGCTTATGCTATCTTATTCTACTTATCTATCGGTTAACTTTGTTAAAAGAACAGCAAAAAATGCATCTCATGTAATAGCTAATGAGTCTAGGACTCAAAGACAGTCTTTTACTTATCTTGAAAACTTCCCAGACAAATTCAATATTGCTATCAGGGAAGACCAAAAGTTTGTCAACTTAAGTTATGTACTAAACTTTGAGTTATGA
- the LOC113359483 gene encoding uncharacterized protein LOC113359483, with protein MDLGYTGSHHIWTSRLNGQGPKRARLDLELHNSNWIRYFPESRVKHLPFLGSDHFPILLCSEPELVKPRNVWKFYRCWLKDPNCSAIIAEVWNSSANAGNISQKLGFARRKLSKWNIDHFGRIDFHIRHLREQLSTLQSQPYSDDISCKINVAIQRLNYWKKVEADFWHQKSGDRWLKDSGKNGFQAGFFLTQWSTVGNDVVNLVQQFFERKIMPPSLNHRVTCLIPKARQPSTPNDYRPISLCNIIYKIISKLIVIRMKPLMDRIISPTQAAYVPQRLTNDNIVMAHELVHSMKKSRKKQDDVMLFFQADQGSIEQVKLCLQNFGNLSGQMINFSKSSAFIAGELCQSDKLVIIDQLGVKKLCAYDKYLGLPILLGKSKNQSFSSIKDAYENRLQGWCSKTLNQAARSTLVKSVLNSIPSHYMSNFKLPNNLIKQLDSVQRKFWWGHKSNRGLNLLAWNSLCVSKDEGGLAFRNIEKFNLALITKLAWRLCNEEHTNWVNIMKAKYSPYCSFIHLQDSPSNSSWILKSIEVGLQYVKQFHKWDVRSGENILVWYDKWVAGLNSPHIPRDTFHEPARIVYVSDLMLNNPGRWNEQLVWSLFPDQIAQLILKMQLVKQGTDKLVWEPNRTGKVSVKTVYKAITQENQNNRSIQPINWKKL; from the exons CTCACCACATCTGGACTAGTCGTTTAAATGGTCAAGGACCTAAGAGAGCTAGGTTAGATCTAGAGTTACATAACTCAAATTGGATTAGGTATTTTCCTGAATCAAGAGTTAAACATTTACCTTTTTTAGGTTCAGATCACTTCCCCATTCTTCTGTGTAGTGAGCCAGAATTGGTGAAGCCAAGAAATGTTTGGAAATTCTACAGATGTTGGTTGAAAGATCCAAATTGTTCAGCCATCATTGCTGAGGTTTGGAACTCTTCGGCTAATGCTGGGAATATATCTCAAAAACTTGGTTTCGCAAGGCGTAAACTCTCAAAATGGAACATAGATCATTTTGGTCGAATTGATTTTCATATAAGGCATCTTAGGGAGCAACTGTCCACTTTGCAATCACAACCATATTCTGATGATATCTCTTGCAAGATAAACGTCGCTATACAGAGGTTGAATTATTGGAAAAAAGTGGAAGCTGACTTTTGGCACCAAAAATCGGGAGATAGATGGTTGAAGGACTCAG GGAAAAATGGGTTTCAAGCGGGATTCTTTTTAACACAATGGTCAACTGTAGGAAATGATGTTGTCAACTTAGTTCAACAGTTCTTTGAGAGGAAGATAATGCCACCCTCTTTAAACCACAGAGTCACTTGTCTGATTCCTAAAGCTAGACAACCTTCGACACCAAATGACTATAGGCCAATTAGTCTTTGCAACATTATCTACAAGATAATCTCTAAGCTAATAGTTATAAGAATGAAGCCCCTCATGGATAGGATAATCTCTCCTACACAAGCAGCATATGTTCCACAAAGACTCACTAATGATAATATTGTTATGGCACATGAGTTGGTGCATTCGATGAAAAAGTCAAGGAAAAAGCAAG ATGATGTTATGCTGTTCTTTCAAGCAGATCAGGGAAGCATAGAGCAGGTTAAATTGTGTCTTCAAAATTTTGGTAACTTATCAGGTCAGATGATCAACTTTTCTAAATCATCGGCTTTTATAGCAGGGGAACTTTGTCAGAGTGATAAACTTGTTATTATAGACCAATTGGGAGTTAAAAAACTCTGTGCTTATGATAAGTACCTAGGATTACCTATTCTTCTAGGTAAATCCAAAAACCAATCTTTTAGCTCAATTAAAGATGCTTATGAAAATAGATTACAAGGATGGTGTTcaaagactttaaaccaagctgCAAGATCAACTTTGGTTAAGTCAGTGCTGAACTCAATCCCCTCTCATTACATGAGCAACTTTAAGCTTCCAAATAATTTAATTAAGCAGTTGGATTCAGTTCAGAGAAAATTCTGGTGGGGTCATAAATCAAATAGAGGATTAAATTTATTAGCATGGAATTCACTATGTGTCTCAAAGGATGAAGGGGGACTGGCGTTTAGAAATATTGAGAAATTTAACCTAGCATTAATTACTAAACTAGCTTGGAGATTATGTAATGAAGAACATACAAACTGGGTTAATATCATGAAAGCAAAGTATTCACCATACTGTAGTTTTATACATCTTCAAGACTCTCCGTCTAACTCTTCTTGGATTTTGAAGAGCATAGAAGTAGGTCTACAATATGTAAAGCAGTTTCACAAGTGGGATGTTAGAAGTGGTGAAAATATATTGGTTTGGTATGATAAATGGGTAGCTGGTTTAAATAGTCCCCATATACCTCGTGATACATTCCATGAGCCTGCTCGCATAGTGTATGTTTCTGATTTAATGTTGAATAACCCTGGAAGATGGAATGAACAACTAGTTTGGTCACTATTCCCTGATCAGATTGCCCAATTGATTCTGAAAATGCAACTAGTTAAACAGGGGACTGATAAACTTGTATGGGAGCCGAATAGAACTGGAAAAGTTTCAGTTAAAACAGTGTATAAAGCTATAACACAAGAGAACCAAAACAATAGAAGTATACAACCCATTAACTGGAAGAAACTATGA